The Methanoregula boonei 6A8 genome has a window encoding:
- a CDS encoding ABC transporter permease, giving the protein MKDIFFDLSVRSVRLNFLRSLLASIGIVIGVVAISSMGMLGTNMQLSVKDQLSADVNTVMLTSDVVKVSSGLGAAPVSSTIDESTLNDIKGSAGQNDVVPIHHTSTQFSVGDQNGRGSIYGLDPSDVPKFLTIAQGSNIRGSDVLVGATIASNFNLVVGSTIKIGENCATVSRPVVRVAGILQARGIAADGVNVDNGIVVDDTWYTDHFGGLDQYDQVNVIVADVDTINQTEAAINAKVNRNSDVVRVSDASSRLSTISSTLGTITTFIMAIGGISLVVAAVSIFNVMMMSVKERVQEIGILLSIGTEKGEVRRMFLYEALILGIIGAVVGGIMSFIIGYSVVSAMIGSTQYFFTPDSLIFIPYGMIIGVVVCVASGMYPAWAASNMDPIDALRAD; this is encoded by the coding sequence ATGAAGGATATCTTCTTTGATCTTTCGGTCCGGAGTGTCCGGCTCAACTTCCTGCGTTCCCTTCTTGCTTCTATTGGGATCGTGATCGGGGTAGTTGCCATCTCATCCATGGGGATGCTCGGAACCAACATGCAGCTCTCGGTAAAAGACCAGCTCTCGGCAGATGTCAATACGGTCATGCTCACTTCTGATGTCGTGAAAGTAAGCAGTGGTCTCGGGGCTGCCCCGGTTTCAAGTACAATTGATGAAAGCACCCTCAATGATATCAAAGGCTCCGCAGGACAGAATGATGTAGTGCCGATCCATCATACGAGTACGCAGTTTAGCGTTGGTGACCAGAATGGTCGCGGATCGATCTATGGGCTCGACCCCAGTGATGTCCCAAAATTCCTTACCATCGCACAGGGATCAAATATCCGGGGCAGTGATGTCCTTGTGGGCGCAACCATTGCCAGCAATTTTAACCTTGTGGTTGGAAGCACGATCAAGATCGGTGAGAATTGTGCCACCGTTTCACGGCCGGTGGTCAGGGTTGCCGGGATTCTCCAGGCCCGGGGCATTGCGGCCGATGGCGTAAACGTGGACAATGGGATTGTGGTAGACGATACCTGGTACACAGATCACTTCGGAGGCCTGGACCAGTACGACCAGGTCAACGTGATAGTAGCTGATGTTGATACCATCAACCAGACCGAAGCGGCGATCAACGCAAAGGTCAACCGGAACAGCGATGTGGTCAGGGTCTCCGATGCCAGTTCCCGGTTGTCGACCATTTCAAGTACACTTGGTACGATTACCACGTTTATCATGGCGATCGGCGGTATTTCGCTTGTGGTCGCTGCGGTAAGTATCTTTAACGTCATGATGATGTCGGTCAAGGAACGGGTCCAGGAGATCGGGATTCTTCTTTCGATCGGAACGGAGAAAGGTGAAGTCCGCAGGATGTTCCTGTACGAGGCATTAATCCTCGGTATCATTGGTGCGGTGGTGGGCGGAATCATGAGCTTTATCATCGGCTACTCGGTCGTGAGTGCCATGATCGGCTCCACCCAGTACTTCTTTACCCCGGACAGCCTGATCTTCATCCCGTACGGGATGATCATCGGTGTGGTTGTCTGCGTGGCATCCGGTATGTATCCCGCGTGGGCGGC
- a CDS encoding ABC transporter ATP-binding protein, giving the protein MSDMPLIRLNDVSKIYHLESGDFTALDHVTLDIAENEFVAIMGPSGSGKSTMMNQLGILDVPTTGELFIAGENVAKMSSLERTHMRRDIIGYIFQKFYLIPLLSAYENVEYPLILKYKKRDTTGRAAGYLKAVGIDEEKSAHRPNQLSGGQQQRVAIARALVNDPKILLCDEPTGNLDSKTGLQIMEILCDLHRKGKTVIIVTHDQKIADYAQRTIRLADGRVVDS; this is encoded by the coding sequence ATGAGCGATATGCCACTTATCCGACTCAATGATGTCTCAAAAATATACCATCTGGAGAGTGGTGACTTTACCGCGCTCGATCATGTAACTCTCGATATTGCCGAGAACGAATTCGTGGCGATCATGGGACCGTCAGGGTCGGGCAAATCAACGATGATGAACCAGCTGGGGATCCTCGATGTCCCGACCACCGGGGAACTTTTTATTGCCGGCGAAAACGTGGCAAAGATGTCCAGCCTCGAACGGACGCACATGCGCCGGGATATCATCGGGTATATCTTCCAGAAATTTTACCTGATCCCTCTCCTTTCCGCGTACGAGAACGTAGAATATCCGCTTATCCTCAAGTACAAAAAGCGGGACACCACCGGCCGGGCTGCCGGATACCTCAAGGCTGTTGGCATTGATGAGGAAAAAAGCGCCCACCGTCCCAACCAGCTGTCAGGTGGTCAGCAGCAGCGTGTGGCCATAGCGCGGGCACTGGTTAATGATCCCAAGATCCTTCTCTGCGATGAGCCGACCGGGAACCTTGACAGCAAGACAGGCCTTCAGATTATGGAGATCCTCTGCGATCTCCACCGGAAAGGAAAGACGGTGATCATCGTGACGCACGACCAGAAGATCGCGGATTACGCCCAGCGGACGATCCGGCTCGCTGACGGCAGGGTCGTGGACTCATGA
- a CDS encoding COG1361 family protein, whose amino-acid sequence MKFHAACIGILLVFLMVAAASAGSTSSTTSTGSTTSSTSSVSASTTVSAEQALSQVYVSSVTVDPQVFYPGDQGTITVQLTNSGTQEVAFEHADILNSQNVYIPDELHNPYQVMTYLGPGNTMTYTFNVVAKGSEGIYYPDFSVASRDSASIIYPIKVQVDSTPVQETITLRPDNFALDNTDTVNLTITNPRNGAIDNVEVTPSGTGFGISPLQSFIVSIPGDSSVNIPFAITPYQAGSNVTFTIQYSNGQTIQNPHTDTVVLPLNIGPSKTAATTVINDLALTVSNGAYQLTGDVTNTGITDANGVVVTAGAPAQPVEPYSSYAVGSLTSNDFSSFTLTFTASDLSAIPITTQWKDANGNTLSSTQTFDLRSLASAAESGTRSGSYSGGSSTGVSSSASGYGGAARGGGLFGIGGGRGGGLSSFYPVIIGAIVIIAAIALYVKRKWILGKFRKQ is encoded by the coding sequence ATGAAGTTTCATGCTGCTTGCATTGGAATCCTGCTGGTGTTTTTGATGGTTGCCGCCGCCAGTGCCGGCTCCACCAGTTCAACAACCTCTACAGGGAGTACAACGTCCAGTACGAGTTCTGTCAGTGCGTCGACTACTGTTTCAGCCGAACAGGCGTTGTCGCAGGTGTACGTCAGTTCGGTCACGGTAGATCCGCAGGTATTTTATCCTGGCGATCAGGGAACGATCACCGTTCAGCTGACAAACAGCGGTACTCAGGAAGTTGCATTTGAACATGCAGATATCCTCAATTCCCAGAATGTCTATATCCCTGACGAGCTCCACAATCCCTACCAGGTCATGACCTATCTTGGGCCCGGTAATACGATGACCTACACATTCAATGTCGTTGCAAAAGGGTCTGAGGGAATATACTACCCTGATTTCAGTGTGGCTTCACGGGATTCCGCCAGCATCATTTATCCCATCAAGGTTCAGGTTGACTCGACTCCTGTTCAGGAAACCATCACTCTTCGGCCGGATAATTTTGCCCTTGATAATACGGATACGGTCAATCTCACGATAACCAACCCGCGTAACGGTGCTATCGACAATGTTGAGGTAACACCTTCAGGTACCGGTTTTGGAATCTCCCCACTCCAGTCGTTCATCGTGTCCATCCCCGGGGATTCATCGGTAAATATCCCCTTTGCCATTACTCCTTATCAGGCAGGGTCCAACGTGACATTCACGATCCAGTACAGCAACGGGCAGACAATCCAGAACCCCCATACGGACACCGTAGTCCTGCCTCTCAATATCGGGCCGAGCAAGACTGCTGCAACGACTGTAATCAATGATCTTGCTCTTACCGTCAGCAATGGCGCGTATCAGCTGACCGGGGATGTCACCAATACCGGTATCACCGATGCAAACGGCGTTGTTGTCACGGCTGGAGCCCCGGCCCAACCGGTCGAACCCTATTCAAGTTACGCCGTGGGTTCGCTGACGTCCAATGATTTCTCCAGCTTCACCCTCACCTTTACTGCATCCGATCTCTCTGCAATCCCGATTACGACTCAGTGGAAGGACGCAAATGGTAACACCCTCTCCTCCACCCAGACGTTCGATCTCCGTTCACTTGCCAGTGCTGCAGAATCCGGTACCCGGAGTGGAAGTTACTCCGGAGGATCGAGTACTGGTGTTTCATCATCTGCAAGCGGGTATGGCGGAGCCGCACGTGGCGGCGGCCTGTTTGGGATTGGTGGCGGCCGTGGCGGTGGCCTCTCATCTTTCTACCCGGTCATTATCGGTGCGATCGTAATCATCGCGGCAATTGCGCTCTACGTCAAGAGGAAATGGATCCTTGGCAAATTCAGGAAGCAGTGA
- a CDS encoding helix-turn-helix transcriptional regulator encodes MKNKIKVYRAMHDLTQEDLAGAIGVTRQTILAIEKGKYVPSLDLAFRISRYFKVNIEEIFFYDENINGS; translated from the coding sequence ATGAAGAATAAGATCAAGGTATACCGGGCCATGCACGATCTTACCCAGGAGGATCTTGCAGGTGCAATCGGCGTAACAAGGCAGACCATCCTTGCTATAGAAAAAGGGAAATATGTACCCTCCCTTGATCTTGCCTTCAGGATCTCGCGGTATTTCAAGGTAAATATCGAAGAGATCTTTTTCTATGATGAAAATATAAACGGAAGTTAA
- a CDS encoding DUF2178 domain-containing protein, translating to MKKNIFYLMTGLVAVVLLAIFWYSVENFTPLFFTIAFVAGIVLLYLAYRKVEDFIEDERSARITEKAATRTLQVFWVCFCAFSILAVMNLLDMPRFSRAFWLNRGTAVVPPEVLPLKLIGYFQLALLCLMIFLYVGFRIYYARKFGDWESDEE from the coding sequence ATGAAAAAAAACATCTTCTACCTGATGACCGGTCTCGTCGCAGTTGTGCTGCTGGCGATCTTCTGGTATTCAGTAGAAAATTTTACCCCGCTGTTTTTTACGATCGCTTTTGTGGCAGGCATCGTTCTTCTTTACCTTGCCTACCGGAAGGTCGAGGATTTTATTGAGGACGAACGGAGTGCACGGATCACCGAAAAGGCTGCCACACGGACACTTCAGGTTTTCTGGGTCTGCTTCTGTGCGTTTTCAATCCTCGCCGTGATGAACCTGCTTGACATGCCCCGTTTTTCCCGTGCATTCTGGCTGAATCGCGGAACCGCGGTAGTTCCTCCGGAAGTATTGCCGCTGAAACTGATTGGCTACTTCCAGCTGGCATTGCTCTGCCTGATGATCTTCCTGTATGTCGGGTTCAGGATCTACTACGCACGAAAGTTCGGGGACTGGGAGTCCGATGAAGAATAA
- a CDS encoding SpoIIE family protein phosphatase: MKSSASSRIALSIRAKILILFLVLSLVALALTGYFAFFAITRVGSYAQGSSEALGMGMADQSSAALLSLGEEYLQRITADQANVTDTLFADTDTDTEMEILAAQTAELKRNSPVKAITPTYLATQPPSDPMAGAVLVFAQNATVTPESQEARTLAGLADSLKGVYDSDEDMASVYIGTASGMMLYYPGQGNFPKDYDPRTRQWFTDAEASPEIVWSDAPYVDAGGNGLVMTSSEDITGPAYGNWVIGSDVKTDTINEDFIGKTLGGNGYAVLINQEGTIISQPGLSAGNQTWNKPFTQKNVLSGSAPDLRAVVTNMTAGKTGIGTVNFSGTETYVAYAPVRSMNWSLAVSIPVSQITEPVQEFTGKIEDATRDTGTQITAQTDWLKEVFAILFVVILLVVLLVSIELSRVITRPVEQLKEGAAAIGEGDLAFRVNIQSGDEFEDLARSFNVMAGALQENIENLRRTTAEKERYAKELEIARSIQTSFLPEKMPDIPGYDISAVMIPAMEVGGDFYDIIPAADGKWAFVIADVSGKGVSAALFMAMSRTLLRAGLENASDLSCAIGTANQVISRNAPSCMFVTVFTALLDLPARTFTCINAGHNPPLLVRGKSGETVFFHEGGVALGVQPEIKSVQECVQLQSGDLVILYTDGVTEAFDAAYTPFGEDRLVEIAKECSNLPADRVREGIIAGIRAFTGPVPQSDDITLVVIRVL; encoded by the coding sequence TATTTTGCGTTTTTTGCCATTACCCGTGTGGGCTCCTATGCACAGGGGAGCAGTGAGGCACTGGGAATGGGGATGGCAGACCAGAGCTCGGCAGCGCTTCTGTCTCTGGGAGAGGAGTACCTGCAGCGCATCACCGCCGACCAGGCAAATGTCACAGATACCCTCTTTGCCGATACCGATACCGATACCGAGATGGAGATCCTTGCAGCACAGACCGCGGAGCTCAAGCGTAATTCCCCGGTGAAGGCTATAACTCCGACCTATCTGGCAACGCAACCTCCATCGGATCCCATGGCCGGGGCGGTGCTGGTCTTTGCCCAAAATGCAACTGTAACCCCGGAATCACAGGAGGCGCGAACGCTTGCCGGTCTTGCAGACAGTCTCAAAGGGGTATATGACTCAGATGAGGATATGGCGAGTGTCTATATTGGCACGGCCTCCGGCATGATGCTCTATTACCCGGGACAGGGGAATTTCCCCAAAGACTATGATCCCCGGACACGGCAATGGTTTACTGATGCTGAAGCGTCGCCAGAGATTGTCTGGTCCGACGCTCCGTATGTAGATGCTGGTGGCAATGGTCTTGTTATGACCTCGTCGGAGGATATAACCGGTCCGGCCTATGGAAACTGGGTAATCGGATCTGATGTAAAGACCGATACGATTAATGAGGATTTTATCGGGAAAACGCTGGGCGGGAACGGGTATGCCGTGCTCATCAACCAGGAGGGTACGATCATCAGCCAGCCCGGGCTGTCTGCCGGCAATCAGACCTGGAACAAGCCATTCACCCAGAAAAATGTGCTCTCGGGCAGCGCTCCCGATCTCCGTGCCGTGGTCACCAATATGACCGCCGGAAAGACCGGTATCGGCACAGTAAACTTCAGCGGGACAGAGACATACGTTGCCTATGCACCGGTCCGTTCCATGAACTGGAGCCTTGCGGTCTCGATCCCGGTCAGCCAGATCACTGAACCGGTTCAGGAGTTCACCGGGAAAATTGAAGATGCGACCCGGGATACCGGGACACAGATTACTGCCCAGACAGACTGGCTCAAGGAAGTTTTTGCGATCCTTTTTGTCGTTATCCTGCTCGTGGTCCTGCTTGTGTCCATTGAACTCAGCCGGGTGATTACCCGGCCCGTTGAGCAGCTCAAAGAGGGAGCAGCGGCCATCGGTGAAGGGGACCTCGCGTTCCGTGTGAATATCCAGTCGGGTGACGAATTTGAGGATCTTGCCCGGTCCTTCAATGTCATGGCCGGTGCGCTCCAGGAAAATATTGAAAATCTCCGGCGGACTACCGCGGAAAAGGAGCGGTACGCAAAAGAACTGGAGATTGCCCGCTCCATCCAGACCAGTTTCCTCCCTGAAAAAATGCCGGACATTCCCGGGTATGATATTTCGGCAGTTATGATACCGGCGATGGAAGTGGGCGGGGACTTTTACGATATTATCCCGGCAGCTGATGGAAAATGGGCGTTTGTCATTGCAGATGTCTCCGGGAAAGGGGTCAGCGCCGCACTCTTCATGGCCATGTCAAGAACGCTGCTTCGCGCCGGCCTTGAGAATGCATCCGATCTTTCCTGTGCTATTGGTACTGCAAACCAGGTCATATCCCGGAACGCACCGTCATGTATGTTTGTAACAGTATTTACTGCGCTCCTCGATCTTCCTGCCCGAACGTTCACCTGCATCAATGCCGGTCACAATCCACCTCTTCTTGTCCGGGGTAAGAGCGGCGAGACGGTGTTTTTCCATGAAGGTGGCGTCGCGCTGGGAGTCCAGCCTGAAATCAAAAGCGTCCAGGAATGCGTGCAGCTCCAATCCGGGGATCTCGTGATCCTGTATACTGACGGCGTGACTGAGGCCTTCGATGCTGCGTATACCCCGTTTGGCGAGGATCGGTTGGTAGAAATCGCAAAAGAGTGCAGCAACCTTCCGGCTGACCGGGTAAGGGAGGGGATCATAGCGGGAATCCGCGCATTTACCGGCCCGGTTCCCCAGTCTGACGATATCACCCTCGTCGTGATCCGGGTGCTGTAA